From one Paenibacillus terrae HPL-003 genomic stretch:
- a CDS encoding AraC family transcriptional regulator: MILNSEVDPALFENSHWLPNIDWNVKFFGAHIHRVKANWVMPEESHIGFEIALILEGRQETIMENNVYSVGVGDILIIPPGFKHVSQCASPDGMYYFSTHFNIDDPLFRQEMIKSNQLFFPAGTETNMKLQKVVHSWIGMMQENGEYTTADRFRMQIVLFELFGIFSQMISTGMEPTLSPSSVQYAKAIMEAIQSRFKPYRNDESAEPTFRIEDVAASLGISPGYAQEVFRKVYGYSPRHYLSETKLHEAKVLIQQPNLPLNKVASLLGYSSLAHFSRQFKRWTGTSPLKYRQTLSPVTE, translated from the coding sequence ATGATATTGAATTCTGAAGTTGATCCAGCTCTATTCGAAAATAGCCACTGGCTTCCTAACATTGACTGGAATGTGAAGTTTTTCGGCGCTCATATTCACCGGGTAAAAGCAAACTGGGTTATGCCAGAAGAGTCACATATCGGTTTTGAAATTGCACTGATTTTGGAGGGTCGTCAGGAGACGATCATGGAAAATAACGTGTATTCGGTTGGTGTCGGGGATATTCTGATCATTCCACCGGGATTCAAGCATGTGAGTCAATGTGCTTCCCCAGACGGGATGTATTATTTCAGCACTCATTTTAATATAGATGATCCGTTGTTCCGTCAGGAGATGATTAAGAGCAATCAGCTTTTTTTTCCGGCTGGTACTGAAACGAACATGAAGCTGCAAAAGGTCGTGCACAGCTGGATTGGCATGATGCAGGAGAACGGAGAATATACGACAGCGGATCGTTTTCGCATGCAAATTGTCTTGTTCGAGCTGTTCGGCATATTCTCGCAAATGATATCTACCGGGATGGAGCCTACGCTCTCGCCTTCATCCGTTCAGTATGCCAAGGCCATTATGGAGGCCATTCAATCCAGATTCAAGCCTTATCGGAATGATGAATCTGCCGAGCCGACGTTCCGTATTGAGGATGTGGCAGCCTCCCTCGGGATCAGTCCCGGATACGCACAGGAGGTATTCCGCAAGGTATACGGCTATTCGCCGCGTCACTACCTGTCGGAAACGAAGCTGCACGAGGCAAAAGTGCTGATCCAGCAACCCAATCTGCCGCTGAACAAGGTGGCCTCCCTGCTCGGATACTCCAGCTTGGCTCATTTCAGCAGACAGTTCAAGCGCTGGACCGGTACCAGTCCGCTCAAATACCGCCAAACGCTGAGTCCGGTTACTGAGTAG
- a CDS encoding ABC transporter substrate-binding protein — MKLWKGVLSTMLVGTLLAGCGANSSGSDSSGSGGDGKTVNLKMFIAQPRLKEHYDKYINAFVAKEKKDKNIDVTVQLEMPPADSAAQILKTRLASNDAPDVFALHAVNEIPPFYKAGYLEDLSGQPFVSKLMDSVKPSVTTKDGKVVAVPLETISWGYLYNKKIFKDLDLKPPGTLTEMKAVVEKLKANNVKPFLLSYKESWIPQLFVPLTAGAMMNTQNKDFIDRMNQDKGSFSEMKSMFDIIDLVNSNGTDKALEIGGDDGSAAFAAGKAAMWIQGPWFAETILKSDPNMDFGVAPLPINDDPNATLINLSTSTSLAVSSTSKNKEVALDFVNYVLDDKDSSAFYEALKFNPISKVHTFKSYPWVNDATEYVKAGKSYQDPSIPQAVKDEAGKALQSYYAGQLSQDDVIKALDKAWKSYNKVNK; from the coding sequence ATGAAATTATGGAAAGGTGTATTGAGCACAATGCTGGTTGGCACGTTGTTGGCCGGGTGTGGAGCGAATTCTTCAGGTAGTGACAGCAGCGGTTCGGGCGGAGACGGCAAAACGGTTAATCTCAAAATGTTTATCGCCCAGCCCCGCTTAAAGGAGCATTACGATAAATATATTAACGCATTCGTAGCGAAGGAAAAGAAAGATAAAAATATCGACGTTACGGTTCAACTGGAGATGCCGCCTGCCGACAGTGCTGCACAAATTTTGAAGACGAGACTTGCATCCAATGATGCGCCGGATGTGTTCGCCCTGCATGCAGTGAATGAAATTCCTCCGTTTTATAAAGCGGGATATCTGGAGGACTTGTCCGGGCAGCCATTTGTCAGCAAATTAATGGATAGTGTGAAGCCTTCCGTGACGACGAAAGACGGCAAGGTCGTGGCGGTTCCTTTGGAAACGATTTCATGGGGCTACTTGTACAATAAAAAGATATTTAAGGACCTAGACTTGAAGCCACCGGGAACGCTGACCGAAATGAAGGCTGTGGTCGAGAAGCTGAAAGCGAATAATGTGAAGCCGTTCCTGCTGTCCTACAAGGAATCCTGGATTCCACAGCTGTTCGTGCCGCTGACAGCAGGTGCAATGATGAACACACAGAATAAGGATTTTATCGACCGGATGAATCAGGACAAGGGCTCTTTTTCCGAAATGAAGAGTATGTTCGACATTATTGATCTGGTGAACAGCAACGGTACAGACAAGGCGCTGGAAATTGGCGGGGATGACGGATCGGCGGCCTTTGCTGCGGGGAAAGCAGCGATGTGGATTCAAGGGCCATGGTTTGCGGAAACGATTTTGAAATCAGATCCGAATATGGATTTTGGGGTAGCCCCGCTGCCGATCAACGACGATCCGAATGCGACATTGATCAATCTGTCCACTTCGACTTCGCTGGCTGTATCCTCTACAAGCAAAAATAAAGAGGTTGCGCTCGATTTTGTCAACTATGTGTTGGACGACAAGGATTCCAGTGCGTTCTACGAGGCATTGAAATTCAACCCGATCTCCAAAGTGCATACGTTCAAAAGCTATCCTTGGGTCAATGATGCTACCGAATATGTGAAAGCAGGCAAATCGTATCAGGATCCGTCCATCCCGCAAGCGGTTAAGGATGAGGCAGGCAAAGCGCTACAATCCTACTATGCAGGCCAGCTCTCGCAGGATGACGTGATTAAGGCACTGGATAAGGCATGGAAATCGTATAACAAAGTGAACAAGTAA
- a CDS encoding site-2 protease family protein: MQEEDKKANSKSGSSKWYLGSAAALLLLKGKSLLALLKFGKFGGALISMATTIGFYALLYPWGFAVGFVLLLFVHELGHVWAAKRKGLPVSAPLFIPFLGALITMKRHPLDAQTEAYVAMGGPLLGTVGAMAVYAGAYATDSPLLYALAYVGFFLNLINLLPIHPLDGGRISTAVTRWLWLVGLLGGIVVIVYLKSFLFFLIWALFAYDLYKKYVKRNKGEVKVQSVLQRPVVNVQHLYEQGYPLPGPEHTRRLSFNTYSDLEGQQYVTVYMESLDVEQTLLLPQQCLVQDVRLNGVEHIPTPDTYQLKLLCEIDYLPFENDKYYEVPTSSRWKFGIGYLGLALFLMGMMVVVHQHIGDVRL; the protein is encoded by the coding sequence TTGCAAGAAGAAGATAAAAAGGCTAATTCCAAATCCGGCTCATCCAAATGGTATCTAGGCAGTGCAGCGGCGCTGCTTCTTTTGAAAGGGAAGTCGTTGCTGGCTCTATTGAAATTCGGTAAATTCGGCGGTGCGCTGATATCTATGGCGACGACGATTGGCTTCTATGCGCTTCTGTACCCGTGGGGATTTGCGGTCGGTTTTGTGCTGCTGCTGTTTGTGCATGAACTGGGGCATGTATGGGCTGCTAAGAGGAAAGGACTTCCGGTATCGGCACCGTTGTTTATCCCTTTTCTTGGTGCGCTGATTACGATGAAACGGCATCCTTTGGATGCGCAAACAGAGGCGTATGTGGCGATGGGCGGTCCGTTACTGGGCACGGTTGGGGCTATGGCGGTATACGCGGGAGCCTATGCAACGGACAGTCCGCTTTTGTATGCGCTGGCGTATGTCGGTTTTTTCCTGAATCTGATCAATCTGCTGCCGATCCACCCGCTCGATGGAGGACGAATTTCCACGGCAGTAACGCGGTGGTTGTGGCTAGTCGGCTTGTTGGGTGGAATCGTCGTCATTGTGTATTTAAAATCCTTTTTATTTTTCCTGATCTGGGCGCTCTTTGCCTACGATTTGTACAAAAAATATGTTAAACGCAATAAAGGAGAGGTCAAGGTCCAATCTGTATTGCAAAGGCCGGTGGTTAACGTACAGCATCTTTATGAGCAAGGATACCCGCTACCCGGACCGGAGCATACCCGTAGACTATCTTTTAATACCTACTCGGATCTGGAAGGGCAGCAATATGTGACGGTGTATATGGAAAGTCTGGATGTGGAGCAGACACTTTTGCTGCCACAGCAGTGTCTTGTCCAGGATGTAAGGCTGAATGGTGTAGAGCATATACCGACACCGGATACGTATCAGCTTAAATTGTTGTGTGAGATCGATTACCTTCCGTTTGAAAATGATAAATATTACGAGGTACCCACGTCATCACGCTGGAAATTCGGGATCGGCTATTTGGGGCTGGCCTTGTTCTTGATGGGGATGATGGTTGTGGTGCATCAGCATATAGGGGATGTAAGGCTGTGA
- a CDS encoding response regulator gives MIRVLIVDDEPWNRDILKTFGAWERLGMSVVGEAEDGDEAFRLAGELSPQIVITDMRMPGADGVELLQALNNHFPHMKIIVVSGYDDFAYAKHAIRYKAVDYLLKPVNPVELNAVLLKCKDDLEAKAAVQQQEAAELDYEFFHKLSQYKQLMRLYFNELNREGVQMTCKQVLQELESCGEPGPHMLGRLVQELLSQLKELAVSNGLDTPTAKAGFPLSQDTLSSADRALEFVSTCYVQELEQLIRQRKYKNKLNLEEVRRYMDSHFAEPITLEQLAKNFFVSKEYMSKVFKQEYGQNVTDYIVQRRMEKAREWLADKQISIKAVAEMAGYEDVSYFYRVFKKHFGIAPGEMRKEQ, from the coding sequence ATGATCCGGGTATTAATCGTCGACGATGAGCCGTGGAACAGGGATATTCTAAAGACATTTGGCGCATGGGAAAGGCTTGGAATGTCGGTGGTTGGCGAAGCTGAGGACGGAGATGAGGCGTTCAGGCTGGCCGGGGAATTATCCCCGCAGATTGTGATTACCGACATGCGTATGCCGGGTGCGGACGGAGTGGAGCTGCTGCAAGCGCTGAATAACCATTTTCCCCATATGAAAATCATTGTCGTGAGCGGCTATGACGACTTCGCGTATGCCAAACATGCCATTCGGTACAAGGCCGTCGATTACTTGCTGAAGCCTGTCAATCCCGTCGAGCTGAATGCAGTATTGCTTAAATGCAAGGACGATCTGGAGGCCAAGGCAGCGGTACAGCAGCAGGAAGCGGCAGAGCTGGACTATGAGTTCTTCCACAAGCTGTCCCAGTATAAGCAACTGATGCGGCTTTATTTTAATGAGCTGAACCGGGAAGGCGTACAAATGACGTGCAAGCAGGTCTTGCAGGAGCTGGAGAGCTGCGGGGAACCTGGTCCACATATGCTGGGCAGGCTGGTGCAGGAGCTTCTTTCCCAGCTTAAAGAGCTGGCAGTGTCCAACGGGCTGGATACGCCCACTGCCAAGGCCGGATTTCCGCTTTCGCAGGACACGCTATCCTCTGCGGATCGTGCGCTGGAGTTCGTGTCGACATGCTATGTGCAGGAGCTGGAGCAGCTCATTCGGCAGCGGAAGTATAAGAACAAGCTGAATCTGGAGGAGGTTCGGCGCTATATGGACAGCCACTTTGCCGAGCCGATTACACTGGAGCAACTGGCGAAAAACTTTTTTGTCAGCAAGGAGTATATGAGCAAGGTATTCAAGCAGGAGTATGGTCAAAATGTAACGGACTATATCGTGCAGCGGAGAATGGAAAAAGCGCGTGAGTGGCTGGCAGATAAGCAGATTTCAATTAAAGCGGTGGCGGAGATGGCGGGCTATGAGGACGTATCGTATTTCTACCGGGTGTTTAAAAAGCATTTTGGCATTGCGCCTGGTGAAATGAGGAAGGAGCAATGA
- a CDS encoding beta-galactosidase, protein MKKLLYGVAYYDEYMPYDRLDQDIQMMKDAGINVVRIAESTWSTHEPQNGVFDFTSVDRVLDAMHKAGIEVIVGTPTYAVPTWLVKEHPDVLATTPQGPGKYGARQIMDITNPVYLFHAERIIRKLIGRVSQHPAVIGFQTDNETKHYNTSGSNVQLQFVKHLRGQFESLEELNRKFGLDYWSNRINSWEDFPSVVGTINGSLGAAFSQFQRKLVTDFLAWQVALVNEYKREDQFVTQNFDFEWRGHSFGIQPDVDHFAASQAFDVTGVDIYHPTQDDLTGIEISFGGDVARSTKNNNYLVLETEAQAFTHWVPYPGQLRLQAFSHLASGANMVAYWHWHSIHNSFETYWKGLLSHDFEPNPVYEEAQTIGKDFARLSPHLVNLKKKNKTAILVSNEALTSIDWFKFNMSSPLNYNDIVRRLYDELYKLNIGTDIVHPGTESFDDYDLLIVPVLYSAPNVLLEKLNRYVENGGHVVYTFRSGFTDEHVQVRTSRQPGVISEACGIHYSLFVEPKNVTLKDNPFEVAAEDNQVDTWMELITPTTAEVLAYYDHPHWGKYAAITQNRYGQGTATYIGCVVSPAVIRELFRSVAKKAGVWGMDQEASYPIIVKSGTNELERTIRYYFNYSEQAGSVVYPHGDGKELIGQQTVTQGQTLQLEPWSVIIIEEA, encoded by the coding sequence ATGAAAAAGCTGCTATATGGTGTTGCTTATTATGATGAATATATGCCTTATGACCGTCTGGACCAAGATATTCAAATGATGAAGGATGCGGGCATCAACGTGGTTCGAATTGCCGAATCCACCTGGAGTACGCATGAACCGCAAAACGGAGTGTTTGATTTTACTTCCGTGGATCGGGTGCTGGATGCAATGCATAAGGCGGGCATTGAGGTCATTGTAGGCACGCCCACCTATGCCGTACCGACATGGCTGGTCAAGGAGCATCCTGACGTATTGGCGACAACACCTCAGGGACCGGGGAAATACGGGGCCCGTCAGATTATGGACATTACGAACCCGGTTTACCTGTTCCATGCCGAGCGGATTATACGCAAGCTGATTGGGCGGGTGAGTCAGCATCCAGCGGTGATCGGTTTTCAGACGGATAACGAAACGAAGCATTACAACACAAGCGGATCGAATGTGCAATTGCAATTCGTTAAGCATTTGCGTGGGCAATTTGAATCACTGGAAGAGCTGAACCGCAAATTCGGCCTTGATTACTGGAGCAATCGCATCAATAGCTGGGAGGATTTCCCTTCCGTGGTTGGGACAATTAATGGAAGCTTGGGCGCAGCATTTTCCCAATTCCAGCGCAAGCTGGTCACGGATTTCCTCGCCTGGCAGGTCGCGCTTGTGAATGAATATAAGCGGGAAGATCAGTTTGTTACGCAAAACTTTGATTTTGAGTGGAGAGGCCATTCCTTCGGCATTCAGCCGGATGTGGATCATTTTGCGGCATCCCAAGCATTCGATGTGACGGGGGTGGATATTTACCATCCAACACAGGATGATTTGACCGGGATTGAAATTTCCTTCGGTGGTGATGTGGCGCGTTCCACGAAGAATAATAATTATCTGGTGCTGGAAACGGAAGCGCAGGCTTTTACCCATTGGGTTCCTTATCCGGGGCAATTGCGGCTGCAAGCATTCAGTCATCTGGCTTCCGGGGCCAATATGGTGGCCTACTGGCATTGGCATTCCATCCATAATTCCTTCGAAACATACTGGAAGGGCCTGCTGAGTCATGATTTTGAACCAAACCCTGTCTATGAGGAAGCACAGACGATTGGGAAGGATTTTGCAAGATTATCCCCTCATCTGGTGAACCTGAAAAAGAAAAACAAGACAGCGATCCTCGTCAGTAACGAAGCGTTAACGTCGATTGACTGGTTCAAGTTCAACATGAGCAGTCCGCTGAATTACAATGACATTGTACGCCGCTTGTATGACGAGCTGTATAAGCTGAATATCGGTACAGATATCGTTCATCCGGGTACGGAGTCCTTTGATGACTATGATCTCTTGATCGTACCCGTTCTCTACTCTGCACCGAATGTGTTACTGGAAAAGCTGAACCGTTATGTGGAAAACGGCGGTCATGTGGTATACACGTTCCGAAGCGGGTTTACCGATGAGCATGTGCAGGTGAGAACCTCCCGGCAGCCGGGCGTGATTAGTGAAGCCTGCGGCATTCATTACAGCCTGTTCGTGGAGCCGAAGAACGTAACGCTTAAAGATAATCCTTTTGAAGTGGCAGCAGAGGACAATCAGGTGGATACGTGGATGGAGCTGATTACACCGACAACTGCCGAGGTGCTGGCCTATTACGACCATCCGCATTGGGGTAAATATGCCGCAATCACGCAAAACCGTTATGGTCAGGGAACGGCGACCTACATCGGCTGTGTCGTAAGCCCGGCGGTCATTCGTGAACTATTCCGTTCTGTTGCGAAGAAGGCGGGAGTATGGGGAATGGATCAGGAAGCGTCGTATCCAATTATTGTTAAATCGGGTACGAATGAGCTGGAACGGACGATCCGGTACTATTTTAACTATTCTGAACAAGCAGGCTCAGTTGTGTATCCACATGGAGACGGCAAGGAGCTGATCGGGCAGCAGACAGTTACTCAAGGACAAACACTTCAATTAGAGCCTTGGAGTGTTATAATTATCGAAGAAGCGTAA
- a CDS encoding sensor histidine kinase encodes MPTRVVRWFRALTAPYRRSIQLKLILTMVVLSVLPVIAVTVLAAEKNRASMETEVVETNTSNMKWTGVYISDQLDRLNHLIYSIQISPDLSDYLNEREPGNLSSQFNAQRKMLNTLANVYYSAGSHVIGIQLYLKQPQTLFTFNGMQNDITTVNGIPSQYAEMWKANKDYSIRTSHVDPERFTLTRSIRRFEDQKQMGAISLDVLWSQFDQTLGLLGRGDQQQVFITDSGGKVMYPSQIRQSPPAEVLTALRDVQPGPGMIKTAGNYVFYNDLDVVGLRLVKIVPTSSINHSAFSTMLYGIIIGGISILVSICIAVFIAWRTARPIVHLARSVQELDMIKGPAGEPSTRPDEIGMLERSLHGMAGRIREHIQTEYSMNLQKKTAELKALQAQIHPHFLQNTLQMIGSMVFSQKPEDTYEVIRSLSEMFRYVVREPQDMASLRAEIDHVGHYMRIQQRRFPQRLVFQVETDEQALDVRLPKLSLQPLLENAFQHGLDRKAGAWRVGIRVEIMGEDLCITVCDNGSGMAHDRLEEVRARLENPSEEPIWAQGSHIGLSNVASRIRMNFGVNYGVMIDSEPGIGTRVTLRIPFTLAGEGNG; translated from the coding sequence ATGCCAACCCGAGTAGTCCGCTGGTTTCGGGCACTGACGGCCCCGTATCGACGCAGCATTCAGCTCAAGCTGATTTTGACGATGGTCGTCCTTTCTGTGCTGCCAGTCATCGCCGTCACGGTGCTGGCTGCTGAAAAGAACAGAGCGTCGATGGAAACTGAAGTGGTGGAGACGAACACGTCCAATATGAAATGGACGGGAGTCTATATCAGCGACCAGTTAGATCGTCTGAACCACCTGATTTACAGCATTCAGATCAGTCCCGATCTGAGCGATTATTTGAATGAGCGTGAGCCTGGCAACCTTTCAAGCCAATTTAATGCCCAGCGTAAAATGCTGAATACGTTGGCGAATGTGTACTATTCGGCTGGAAGCCACGTGATCGGTATTCAGCTTTATTTGAAGCAGCCGCAAACGCTGTTTACCTTCAATGGAATGCAAAATGATATAACGACAGTGAACGGTATACCCTCTCAGTATGCCGAGATGTGGAAAGCGAATAAGGATTATTCGATTCGCACAAGCCACGTTGACCCGGAACGATTTACACTGACCCGCAGTATTCGCCGTTTTGAGGATCAGAAGCAGATGGGAGCTATTTCGCTGGATGTGCTGTGGTCCCAATTTGATCAGACGCTGGGTTTGCTGGGTCGGGGGGATCAGCAGCAGGTTTTTATTACAGATTCAGGTGGAAAGGTGATGTATCCGTCGCAGATTCGCCAGTCACCTCCTGCGGAGGTACTGACAGCACTTCGCGATGTTCAGCCAGGGCCGGGAATGATCAAGACTGCTGGTAATTATGTATTTTATAATGATTTGGATGTGGTAGGGCTGCGACTAGTCAAAATCGTACCTACTTCCTCCATTAACCACAGTGCTTTTTCGACCATGCTGTACGGCATTATTATAGGTGGAATCTCCATATTGGTTTCGATCTGCATTGCTGTTTTCATCGCATGGCGTACAGCACGCCCGATTGTCCATTTGGCCCGTTCGGTGCAGGAACTGGATATGATCAAGGGACCTGCTGGAGAACCCAGTACACGTCCGGATGAGATTGGAATGCTGGAAAGAAGTCTGCATGGCATGGCAGGACGAATCCGCGAGCATATCCAGACGGAATACAGTATGAATTTGCAAAAAAAGACGGCTGAGCTAAAAGCGCTTCAGGCGCAGATTCATCCCCATTTTCTGCAAAATACGCTGCAAATGATCGGAAGCATGGTATTTTCCCAAAAGCCGGAGGACACGTATGAGGTCATTCGGTCGCTGAGTGAGATGTTCCGCTACGTGGTACGGGAGCCGCAGGATATGGCCTCTTTACGCGCGGAAATTGACCATGTAGGCCACTATATGCGCATCCAGCAGCGGCGGTTTCCGCAACGGCTGGTGTTTCAGGTGGAGACGGATGAACAGGCGCTGGATGTTCGTCTGCCCAAGCTGTCGCTTCAGCCATTGCTGGAAAATGCGTTTCAGCACGGACTGGATCGTAAGGCGGGAGCATGGCGGGTGGGAATCCGGGTGGAGATTATGGGAGAAGACCTATGCATTACAGTCTGCGATAATGGTAGCGGCATGGCTCACGACAGGCTGGAAGAAGTAAGGGCACGACTGGAAAATCCATCGGAGGAGCCGATCTGGGCGCAGGGTAGCCATATCGGATTAAGCAATGTGGCTTCACGCATACGGATGAATTTTGGAGTGAATTACGGGGTGATGATCGACAGTGAGCCGGGAATCGGTACACGTGTCACCCTCCGCATTCCATTCACATTAGCAGGGGAGGGAAATGGATGA
- a CDS encoding carbohydrate ABC transporter permease produces the protein MRLKKANSLLITLILCVGAVVSFFPIYMAVINSFKTQGEMFASFTALPTKLHFENYSQAFQKTHLLNSALNSTLISFIGIGGIVICSALAGYKLSRTRGKMSSAIFFLFVASMLVPFHSIMIPLTRMAKDLSVQGSTYGLALIYIGLGVNMAIFLYHGFVKSIPRELEESAQMDGCNEFQTFFRIIFPLLLPITVTIAILDFLWIWNDFLLPLLMLTDVNHYTLILSTNMLFGEYNKEWSLILAALVLTSIPVILIYSFFQKFIMEGIAEGAIKG, from the coding sequence ATGAGGCTAAAAAAAGCCAATTCCTTGCTGATTACGCTGATCCTCTGTGTGGGCGCTGTGGTGTCCTTCTTCCCGATCTACATGGCGGTGATTAATTCCTTTAAAACGCAGGGTGAGATGTTCGCATCCTTTACGGCGCTGCCGACGAAGCTTCATTTTGAAAATTACAGCCAGGCTTTTCAAAAGACCCATTTGCTGAACAGTGCTCTTAATTCCACGCTCATTTCTTTTATCGGAATAGGCGGCATCGTGATCTGTTCTGCGCTGGCGGGCTACAAGCTTTCTCGTACACGGGGAAAAATGAGCAGTGCGATCTTCTTCCTGTTTGTCGCATCCATGCTGGTACCGTTTCACTCCATTATGATACCGCTTACACGGATGGCAAAGGATTTGTCCGTCCAAGGCAGTACGTATGGTCTGGCACTGATCTACATCGGTTTGGGTGTGAATATGGCGATCTTTTTGTATCACGGATTCGTCAAATCCATCCCGCGTGAGCTGGAGGAATCGGCACAGATGGATGGCTGTAATGAGTTCCAAACGTTCTTCCGTATTATATTTCCTTTGCTGCTGCCGATCACTGTCACGATTGCGATTTTGGATTTCCTGTGGATTTGGAACGACTTTTTACTTCCATTGTTGATGCTGACGGATGTGAACCACTACACCCTGATTCTTTCGACAAATATGCTCTTCGGGGAGTATAACAAGGAATGGTCGCTCATTCTCGCCGCACTTGTGCTGACCTCCATCCCGGTTATCCTGATCTATTCGTTCTTCCAAAAATTCATCATGGAGGGCATCGCGGAGGGAGCAATTAAGGGGTAA
- a CDS encoding carbohydrate ABC transporter permease → MPFKIYRKYVMLLAFTAPALIFYAIFLLIPTISGMYYSFTDWNGLNPNYSFIGLGNFVEALKEDPDFLNSLWFTLKYVLVMIVLQNVLALVLAVLIESRIRSKGFFRTIFFMPNMISTIISAFMWTFVFSSVLPQIAEKTTIAFLGQSWLGDPKVSFFSIIIVSLWNGVGYMMIIYLAALQGVPQSLKEAAIIDGANAFQTLRSVTLPMITHAITICFFLTLNGAFKVYEVVYGLTGGGPGRSTQVITMNIYEEAFSNNFRYGYASAKSVILFAIVLIFTLIQLRVMKKREVEA, encoded by the coding sequence ATGCCCTTTAAAATCTATAGAAAATATGTGATGCTGCTGGCGTTTACCGCCCCGGCGCTGATCTTTTACGCCATCTTCCTGCTCATTCCAACGATCAGCGGCATGTACTACAGCTTTACAGACTGGAACGGATTGAATCCGAATTACAGCTTTATCGGCTTGGGAAACTTTGTCGAGGCGCTGAAGGAGGACCCGGATTTTCTCAATTCCCTCTGGTTCACGCTCAAATATGTACTGGTCATGATTGTGCTGCAAAATGTGCTGGCACTGGTGCTGGCGGTGCTGATTGAATCACGTATACGTAGCAAAGGATTTTTTCGGACAATATTTTTTATGCCCAATATGATCAGTACCATTATTAGCGCATTTATGTGGACGTTCGTTTTTTCCTCCGTGCTGCCGCAGATTGCCGAAAAGACAACTATCGCCTTTTTGGGCCAATCGTGGCTGGGCGATCCGAAGGTATCTTTCTTTTCCATCATTATTGTGTCGCTCTGGAATGGTGTCGGCTATATGATGATCATCTATCTGGCTGCGCTTCAAGGTGTACCGCAAAGCTTGAAGGAGGCTGCTATTATTGACGGGGCAAACGCGTTCCAGACGTTAAGAAGTGTGACGCTGCCGATGATTACGCATGCGATTACGATCTGTTTCTTCCTGACGCTGAACGGTGCCTTCAAGGTCTATGAGGTCGTCTATGGACTGACTGGCGGGGGGCCGGGACGCAGTACGCAGGTGATTACGATGAATATTTATGAGGAGGCATTTTCCAATAACTTCCGTTACGGTTATGCGAGTGCCAAATCCGTTATTTTGTTCGCCATCGTTCTGATCTTCACGCTGATCCAACTGCGTGTCATGAAGAAGAGGGAGGTGGAGGCATGA
- a CDS encoding IS5 family transposase (programmed frameshift) — translation MIQRRYEISDEQWDQIKGMFPPYKTGRPSKLSERTMFNAFLWIARSGAAWRDLPEERYGSWKTVYSRFCKWRDTGLLVTIFQSLQIEPDFENLSIDSTSVKAHQHSAGAKKNVEGHEVNQHIGVSRGGKTTKLHTVVDGLGNPLAFLLTGGQVYDSVPAIDLLQKLDITGSHILGDKAYGSQAIRNWITAKQASYTIPPKANSQNPWKVDWYRYKERHLVECFFNKIKHFRRVATRYDKLAKSFLAFVYVAAIFKLTQ, via the exons ATGATTCAAAGACGGTACGAAATAAGCGATGAACAGTGGGATCAAATTAAGGGCATGTTTCCACCCTACAAAACAGGACGTCCGTCAAAATTAAGTGAACGAACCATGTTTAACGCTTTTCTATGGATCGCTCGAAGTGGTGCTGCCTGGCGTGATCTACCGGAGGAACGCTATGGTTCATGGAAAACGGTCTACAGTCGCTTTTGCAAGTGGCGAGATACCGGACTGCTTGTCACTATCTTCCAATCTCTCCAGATCGAACCTGACTTTGAAAACTTGAGCATTGATTCTACATCGGTCAAAGCCCATCAACATAGTGCCGGTGCTA AAAAAAACGTTGAAGGACACGAAGTGAATCAACACATCGGCGTCAGTCGTGGCGGAAAGACAACCAAACTTCACACGGTCGTCGATGGATTAGGAAATCCCCTCGCTTTTCTTCTGACGGGTGGTCAAGTCTATGATTCTGTTCCAGCGATCGATTTACTTCAGAAGCTTGATATTACAGGAAGTCATATTCTTGGCGACAAAGCCTATGGCTCACAAGCGATTCGGAATTGGATTACAGCTAAGCAGGCATCCTACACCATCCCGCCTAAAGCGAATAGTCAAAACCCTTGGAAAGTCGATTGGTATCGTTACAAAGAACGCCACTTAGTGGAGTGCTTTTTCAATAAAATCAAACACTTTCGCCGTGTGGCTACTCGTTACGACAAGTTGGCCAAGTCATTCTTGGCGTTTGTATACGTAGCTGCCATTTTCAAATTGACTCAATGA